The following are from one region of the Phormidium sp. PBR-2020 genome:
- a CDS encoding response regulator encodes MNSIVTFYREGERIDVLNGEARMLFGYAKKALQGQPLSRLFPDWGRGPLPQRGRRADGTPFPCQLEVLEGEVISVLTCRPLDADLGSTDELMLLEQFVADAPTAIAMFDRQMNYLRVTRRWRSEFQLQNQDLKGRSHYQVFPLFGQDPEALSRWRRRQQSCLAGNIETGDDEPVRHGEGNLEWYRWEMRPWKTEANEIGGVLLWMGNITHTKTVRDELYESKEAAEAANRSKSTFLANMSHELRTPLNAIIGYSEMLSEEAQDDGYEEIASDLEKIRGAGKHLLSLINDILDISKIEAGRMDLYIEAFDLNTLMLEIEATTTPLIEEKENRFSLRGEPNLGNMYADLTKVRQVLFNLISNAAKFTQQGEITFAIRREVRNERPWITFEVSDTGIGMTSEQLDNIFTAFSQADASTTRKYGGTGLGLAIARHFCQMMGGDLQATSEPDVGSTFTVHLPAEPIDILDEPVDDGTSQKTPSESTGVILVIDDDPDTLDLISRRLIKDGFEVETATNGEAGLVKARQLYPDAIILDILMEGMSGWNVLSELKADPTLVDIPTIVATILDDRNIGFTLGASDYLVKPVDNQQLSRLLAKYQGKLDGQASPQRRRILVVEDDDMSREMMRRTLEKFGCNVVEANNGRAALDAVAAEVPHLVLLDLMMPEMDGFGFLAEFRDNPQWRSVPVVVVTAMELNASDRQRLDGCVVQILEKGTATREELLYEVRERLFASLNLSPTESSGKWENE; translated from the coding sequence ATGAACAGCATTGTGACGTTTTATAGAGAAGGAGAACGGATTGATGTTCTCAATGGTGAGGCCCGGATGCTGTTTGGTTATGCCAAAAAGGCGTTGCAGGGTCAGCCGTTAAGCCGATTATTCCCGGATTGGGGTCGCGGCCCTTTACCTCAACGGGGACGACGAGCGGATGGTACGCCGTTTCCTTGTCAGCTTGAGGTGCTAGAGGGAGAGGTCATCTCAGTCCTCACCTGTCGGCCGTTGGACGCTGATCTCGGTTCGACGGATGAACTGATGCTGTTGGAGCAGTTTGTGGCGGATGCACCGACGGCGATCGCCATGTTCGATCGCCAGATGAACTATCTACGGGTGACGCGGCGTTGGCGCAGTGAGTTTCAGTTACAGAATCAGGATCTTAAGGGGCGATCGCACTATCAGGTGTTTCCTCTGTTTGGGCAAGATCCTGAGGCCCTCAGCCGTTGGCGACGCCGGCAACAGTCCTGTTTGGCGGGAAATATTGAAACGGGGGATGATGAGCCGGTACGTCATGGTGAGGGCAATTTGGAGTGGTATCGCTGGGAAATGCGACCCTGGAAAACTGAGGCGAATGAGATTGGTGGGGTGCTGCTGTGGATGGGGAATATCACTCATACCAAAACCGTTCGAGATGAACTCTATGAATCTAAGGAGGCGGCGGAGGCGGCTAATCGCTCCAAAAGTACGTTTTTGGCCAATATGAGTCATGAGTTGCGCACGCCTCTCAATGCCATTATTGGCTATAGTGAAATGCTCAGTGAGGAGGCTCAGGATGATGGCTATGAGGAGATTGCTTCGGATTTAGAGAAAATTCGCGGGGCGGGAAAACATCTACTGTCGCTTATTAACGATATTTTGGATATTTCCAAGATTGAGGCGGGGCGTATGGATTTGTATATTGAAGCCTTTGACCTGAATACGTTGATGTTGGAAATTGAGGCAACCACAACTCCCTTGATTGAAGAAAAAGAGAATAGGTTTAGTCTCAGGGGTGAGCCGAATTTAGGAAATATGTATGCGGATTTAACGAAAGTCCGTCAAGTTTTATTTAATTTAATTAGCAACGCGGCTAAGTTTACACAACAGGGAGAAATTACCTTTGCGATCCGGCGAGAGGTGCGAAATGAGCGCCCCTGGATTACCTTTGAGGTCAGTGATACGGGGATTGGTATGACCTCGGAGCAGTTGGATAATATCTTTACGGCGTTTAGTCAGGCGGATGCTTCGACGACGCGGAAGTATGGGGGAACCGGTTTAGGATTGGCGATCGCCCGCCATTTCTGTCAGATGATGGGAGGGGATTTACAGGCCACCAGTGAACCGGATGTTGGCTCAACTTTTACGGTGCATCTCCCCGCTGAGCCGATTGATATTCTCGATGAGCCTGTTGATGACGGAACGAGTCAGAAAACTCCCTCTGAGTCGACTGGGGTTATCTTGGTCATTGATGATGATCCCGATACTCTGGATTTAATTTCACGACGCTTGATAAAAGATGGATTTGAGGTAGAAACTGCAACCAATGGCGAGGCGGGATTAGTGAAAGCTCGTCAGCTCTACCCCGATGCCATTATTCTGGATATTCTCATGGAGGGGATGAGTGGTTGGAATGTGTTGTCGGAACTGAAAGCCGATCCGACCTTGGTGGATATTCCGACAATTGTGGCGACGATTCTGGATGACCGAAACATTGGTTTTACCTTGGGGGCTTCTGATTATCTGGTGAAACCTGTTGACAATCAGCAACTCTCACGACTGCTGGCGAAATATCAAGGGAAGTTGGATGGCCAGGCGTCGCCACAGCGTCGTCGAATTTTAGTGGTTGAAGATGATGATATGAGCCGGGAAATGATGCGGCGAACCTTGGAGAAGTTTGGCTGTAATGTGGTAGAAGCCAATAATGGGCGGGCGGCGTTAGATGCGGTGGCGGCTGAGGTTCCTCATCTGGTATTACTGGATCTGATGATGCCAGAAATGGATGGGTTTGGCTTCTTGGCCGAGTTCCGCGATAATCCTCAATGGCGCTCTGTCCCGGTGGTGGTGGTGACGGCGATGGAGTTAAACGCGAGCGATCGCCAACGTCTCGATGGCTGTGTGGTGCAAATTCTGGAAAAGGGAACCGCCACCCGCGAGGAACTGCTTTATGAAGTTCGGGAACGATTATTTGCCAGTCTCAACTTGTCGCCGACAGAATCTTCAGGAAAATGGGAGAATGAATGA
- a CDS encoding response regulator, with translation MAKILLVEDNEMNRDMLSRRLRRKGHDVVVATDGAEGVELSLTETPDLILMDMGLPVLDGWEASRAIKGEPKTEHIPIIALTAHAIAGDREKCLAAGCDDYDTKPVEFPRLLAKIQTLLS, from the coding sequence ATGGCTAAAATTTTACTGGTTGAAGATAACGAAATGAACCGAGATATGCTCTCCCGTCGTTTGAGGCGGAAGGGCCATGATGTGGTTGTGGCAACGGATGGAGCGGAAGGGGTCGAGCTGTCCCTGACGGAAACGCCAGACTTGATTCTCATGGATATGGGCCTACCGGTGCTGGATGGTTGGGAAGCCAGCCGCGCCATTAAAGGGGAGCCAAAAACTGAGCATATCCCCATTATTGCTCTGACGGCCCATGCCATCGCCGGCGATCGCGAAAAATGTCTCGCTGCTGGCTGTGATGACTATGATACGAAGCCCGTCGAGTTTCCCCGCCTACTGGCTAAAATTCAAACCCTCTTATCGTGA
- a CDS encoding PAS domain S-box protein, which produces MIDDANSQRLTQLTQLGALAGCGFVAIAWLLDLWANPLPEGFWLLQRHLENPVLWLIDTIPVLSAVVAHRFGRQIARRDLEKQQQRQTLKNQSRALVDLARNQQFETGSVSATLKGIAQTAAGILNVARVSIWQFDGDRLLCLEVYRRYNNSHGKGTTLALSDLPNYTRALESDRCLAISDVRSDSRTQALADAYLTPHQIVAVLCAPVRLGPKMVGVVCCEQAQIPRRWTVEERTFVASIGDFVALALQTGDRTSAEVARWESEERFRWLSEATFEGIIIHADDAILDTNQALGTLFGYSDTELLAMNPLQLFAPDCRAAARDPLRSGSEKTCELTGLRRDGSLFSVEIQGRSLPYYGNKVRVTAVRDISERKAAEVALRQSEARYRAISELASDYIYAAEVGEDGILLVQWATQAFEQITGYTMEEIQDLGGWSGVIHPEDQTQARRFGTDDPRDWDGMREYRIVTKQGQTRWLRDYARPDGESRDGRPRRLLGAVKDITLAKQAEAELYRAKEAAEAANRSKSAFLANMSHELRTPLNAIIGYSEILQEEAEDDGNEDAVQDVQKIRTAGNYLLTLINDILDISKIEAGKMQLYLESFDIAALMDDVCVTVEPLIAKNQNRLAIEADGELGEMQADLTKVRQVLLNLLSNAAKFTEEGTITLEVRRGTETIRFRVIDSGIGMSEEQVRQLFEPFTQGDASTTRQYGGTGLGLTISRRYCQMMGGEITVESEVGQGSTFTVELPLMVNRLEIALKSSGSLD; this is translated from the coding sequence ATGATTGATGATGCCAATTCTCAACGCTTGACGCAGCTCACTCAACTCGGGGCCCTTGCCGGTTGTGGCTTTGTGGCCATCGCTTGGCTGTTGGATCTCTGGGCTAATCCTTTACCGGAGGGGTTCTGGCTGCTGCAACGTCATCTGGAGAACCCGGTGTTGTGGCTGATTGATACGATTCCTGTTCTCAGTGCTGTGGTTGCCCATCGTTTTGGGCGACAAATTGCTCGGCGGGATTTGGAAAAACAGCAACAACGGCAAACCCTGAAAAATCAAAGCCGCGCTTTAGTGGATTTGGCCCGCAATCAACAATTTGAAACCGGTAGTGTCTCGGCAACCTTAAAGGGAATTGCTCAAACCGCTGCGGGGATTCTCAATGTGGCCCGGGTAAGTATCTGGCAGTTTGACGGCGATCGCCTGCTGTGTTTGGAGGTCTACCGCCGCTATAACAACAGTCATGGGAAAGGGACAACTCTGGCTCTGAGTGACCTGCCTAACTATACTCGTGCCTTGGAGAGCGATCGCTGTCTGGCTATCTCCGACGTGCGATCAGACTCCCGAACTCAGGCCCTAGCGGATGCTTACTTGACCCCGCACCAGATTGTGGCCGTGCTTTGTGCCCCGGTGCGTCTGGGCCCGAAAATGGTGGGAGTGGTCTGTTGTGAACAGGCGCAAATTCCCCGACGTTGGACGGTTGAGGAGCGGACCTTTGTGGCCTCGATTGGGGATTTCGTGGCTCTGGCCCTGCAAACGGGCGATCGCACCTCCGCAGAAGTGGCCCGCTGGGAAAGTGAAGAACGGTTCCGCTGGCTCTCGGAAGCCACCTTTGAGGGCATTATCATTCATGCCGATGATGCCATTCTCGACACGAACCAGGCCCTAGGAACCCTATTTGGCTATTCCGACACGGAACTGCTGGCCATGAACCCTTTACAACTCTTTGCCCCCGACTGTCGTGCGGCGGCCCGCGATCCCCTGCGTTCAGGCTCTGAGAAAACCTGTGAGTTAACGGGCCTACGGCGGGATGGGAGTCTCTTTTCCGTCGAAATTCAAGGCCGTTCCCTGCCCTACTATGGCAACAAAGTGCGAGTGACGGCAGTACGAGATATCAGTGAGCGTAAGGCCGCAGAAGTCGCCCTACGCCAAAGTGAAGCTCGCTATCGTGCCATTTCCGAACTGGCCTCAGACTATATCTATGCCGCTGAGGTGGGTGAGGATGGGATTCTCTTGGTGCAATGGGCGACTCAAGCCTTTGAGCAGATTACCGGCTATACCATGGAGGAAATCCAGGACTTGGGGGGATGGTCTGGGGTGATTCATCCCGAAGACCAAACCCAGGCCCGTCGCTTTGGTACCGATGACCCCCGAGATTGGGATGGGATGCGGGAATATCGCATTGTGACTAAACAGGGTCAAACTCGTTGGCTGCGAGACTATGCTCGCCCGGATGGGGAGAGCCGCGATGGCCGGCCCCGACGCTTACTCGGGGCGGTGAAGGATATTACCCTGGCGAAACAGGCCGAGGCTGAACTGTATCGAGCCAAGGAGGCAGCGGAGGCGGCCAATCGCTCTAAAAGTGCCTTTTTGGCCAATATGAGTCATGAATTGCGCACCCCCCTCAATGCCATTATTGGCTATAGCGAAATTTTGCAGGAGGAGGCTGAGGACGATGGGAATGAGGATGCGGTTCAAGATGTGCAGAAAATTCGCACGGCGGGGAATTATTTGTTGACTCTGATTAACGATATTCTCGATATCTCTAAGATTGAAGCCGGGAAGATGCAGCTTTACCTGGAGTCCTTTGATATCGCTGCCTTAATGGACGACGTTTGTGTCACCGTTGAACCCTTAATCGCGAAAAATCAGAATCGTTTAGCCATTGAGGCTGATGGGGAGTTGGGCGAGATGCAGGCGGATTTAACCAAGGTTCGACAAGTCTTGTTGAATTTGCTCAGTAATGCGGCCAAGTTTACCGAGGAGGGAACGATTACCCTTGAGGTTCGCCGAGGGACGGAGACGATTCGCTTTCGGGTGATTGATAGCGGCATTGGGATGAGTGAGGAGCAAGTTCGCCAATTGTTTGAACCCTTTACCCAGGGGGATGCCTCGACGACGCGCCAGTATGGAGGGACGGGGTTGGGGTTAACGATTAGCCGCCGCTACTGCCAGATGATGGGCGGGGAGATTACAGTAGAGAGTGAGGTGGGACAGGGTTCCACGTTTACTGTGGAGTTGCCCCTGATGGTCAACCGTTTGGAGATCGCGCTGAAGTCCTCAGGCTCCCTAGATTGA
- a CDS encoding response regulator: protein MTSPETARVLVVDDNEANRDLLRRRLKRQGYQAMVAEDGFQALELMAEHSFDLVLLDIMMPGMNGYQVLEKIKADPELRDIPVLVISALDDIESVVKCIELGAEDYLPKPFNPILLQARLGACLEKKRLRDQEKAYLEKLTTEQTKSEKLLLSILPKPIAERLKQNPKTIADSFDDVSVLFADIVGFTKLWSRISPTELVELLNEIFSGFDKLAEKNGLEKIKTIGDAYMVVGGLPIPREDHAEAIAQMALDMQHRMAQFNRGDHEPFSIRIGINTGPVVAGVIGTNKFIYDLWGDTVNTASRMESHGIANTIQVTETTYQRLKDCFEFERRGVIDVKGKGKMTTYLLLDRRRESP, encoded by the coding sequence ATGACATCGCCGGAAACTGCTAGAGTCTTAGTCGTTGATGATAATGAAGCTAACCGCGATTTACTTAGACGACGTTTGAAACGTCAAGGGTATCAGGCAATGGTCGCCGAGGATGGCTTTCAGGCTCTGGAGTTGATGGCAGAACATTCCTTTGATTTGGTGTTGCTCGATATTATGATGCCGGGAATGAACGGCTATCAAGTCTTAGAAAAGATTAAGGCAGACCCGGAACTTCGAGATATTCCGGTTCTCGTTATTTCTGCACTTGATGATATTGAAAGTGTTGTAAAATGTATTGAATTAGGGGCGGAGGACTATTTACCAAAACCGTTTAACCCGATTTTGCTCCAAGCCAGATTGGGGGCTTGCCTCGAAAAAAAGCGCCTAAGAGACCAGGAAAAGGCTTATTTAGAAAAGCTGACGACTGAACAAACAAAATCCGAGAAGCTTTTATTAAGTATCTTGCCGAAACCTATTGCGGAACGACTTAAGCAGAATCCTAAAACGATTGCAGATAGCTTTGATGATGTAAGTGTTTTGTTTGCTGATATTGTGGGATTTACAAAGTTGTGGTCACGAATATCACCGACAGAATTAGTAGAATTACTGAATGAAATTTTTTCAGGATTTGATAAATTAGCCGAAAAAAATGGACTAGAAAAAATAAAAACCATTGGAGATGCTTATATGGTAGTGGGGGGGTTGCCCATTCCTCGGGAGGATCATGCTGAGGCGATCGCCCAGATGGCCCTGGATATGCAGCACCGCATGGCTCAGTTTAATCGCGGCGACCATGAACCCTTTAGTATTCGTATTGGCATTAACACGGGCCCCGTGGTGGCGGGGGTGATTGGAACCAATAAATTTATTTATGACCTTTGGGGGGACACGGTTAATACGGCCAGCCGGATGGAGTCCCATGGAATTGCCAACACCATACAGGTGACCGAGACCACCTATCAACGGTTGAAAGATTGCTTTGAATTTGAGCGGCGAGGGGTGATTGATGTCAAAGGAAAAGGTAAGATGACGACATATTTACTTCTCGATCGCCGCCGTGAATCGCCATGA
- a CDS encoding glycoside hydrolase family 10 protein, whose product MGLVSLVLPSQAMAQEGSAWLQPCLEELQQQYSLVVPGGGLSQPVTRGEFTALFNQIRLPSITSAENLPRFTERQGTEFYTVDPHRYVSRWQLWESLTEELGYQAAGPAQETLRRHYRDARLVEDNRALEAIAAAAERGLVVNPSGADWLYPYRLASRADVVASLCQVLALDQPEFMGLIPSEFVAPIEVPELRGVWLTNVDSEVLFSSQNLREGFERLHRLNFNTVYPVVWNWGYTLYPSQVAEPVIGRAVDPEPGLQGRDMLAEAVEYGQELGLRVIPWFEFGFQAPSYSELARRNPDWLTQRADGTQTIMEGAHERVWLNPFHPEVQEFILDLVLEIVENYDIDGIQFDDHFGLPVEFGYDAHTVELYRSEHDGNDPPEDFNDPDWVRWRADKITEFMGRTFEAVKAAKPQVVVSVSPNPQHFAYARYLQDWQRWQELGYIEELVLQVYRSDIEVFIGELNRPEVAAARRQIPVGIAVLAGLRNRPTEMPLIEEKVRTIRNQGFAGMSFFFYQSLWDWSEESPERREAGLAEFFREAIVAPDMID is encoded by the coding sequence ATGGGATTGGTGAGCCTGGTTTTGCCAAGTCAGGCGATGGCCCAAGAGGGGTCAGCCTGGCTACAACCCTGTTTAGAGGAACTGCAACAGCAGTATTCCCTGGTGGTTCCCGGTGGTGGACTCAGTCAACCCGTGACGCGGGGAGAGTTTACCGCCCTGTTCAACCAGATTCGCCTTCCCAGCATCACTTCGGCTGAGAATCTACCCCGCTTTACAGAACGCCAAGGGACAGAGTTCTATACCGTTGATCCCCATCGCTATGTCTCCCGTTGGCAACTCTGGGAAAGTTTAACAGAGGAACTAGGCTATCAGGCGGCTGGCCCCGCTCAGGAAACCCTCCGCCGTCATTATCGGGATGCGCGGCTGGTTGAGGATAACAGGGCCTTAGAGGCGATCGCAGCGGCGGCAGAACGGGGGCTAGTGGTGAATCCCTCGGGGGCGGATTGGCTTTATCCCTATCGCTTAGCCAGCCGCGCCGATGTGGTGGCGAGTCTTTGTCAAGTGCTGGCGTTGGATCAGCCTGAATTTATGGGGTTAATTCCCTCGGAGTTTGTGGCCCCGATTGAAGTCCCGGAATTGCGGGGAGTTTGGCTGACGAATGTGGACAGTGAAGTCTTGTTTTCCTCCCAGAATCTACGGGAGGGCTTTGAACGGCTGCATCGTCTCAATTTTAATACGGTGTATCCGGTGGTGTGGAATTGGGGCTATACCCTCTATCCCAGTCAGGTGGCCGAACCGGTGATTGGTCGCGCTGTGGACCCGGAACCTGGGTTGCAGGGGCGTGATATGTTAGCCGAGGCAGTGGAGTATGGCCAGGAGTTGGGGTTGCGGGTAATTCCCTGGTTTGAGTTTGGTTTTCAGGCCCCGTCGTATTCAGAATTAGCGCGACGGAACCCGGACTGGCTGACGCAACGAGCCGATGGAACCCAGACGATTATGGAAGGGGCACATGAGCGGGTTTGGCTGAATCCCTTTCACCCGGAAGTCCAGGAGTTTATCTTGGATTTGGTCTTAGAGATTGTCGAGAATTACGACATTGATGGGATTCAGTTTGACGACCATTTTGGTTTGCCGGTGGAGTTTGGTTATGATGCTCATACGGTGGAGTTGTATCGCAGTGAGCATGATGGTAATGACCCACCAGAGGACTTTAATGACCCGGACTGGGTGCGTTGGCGGGCGGACAAAATCACCGAGTTTATGGGGCGGACGTTTGAGGCGGTGAAGGCGGCGAAACCTCAGGTGGTGGTTTCGGTGTCCCCAAATCCTCAGCATTTTGCCTATGCGCGCTATTTACAGGATTGGCAGCGGTGGCAGGAGTTAGGCTATATCGAGGAGTTGGTGTTACAGGTCTATCGCAGTGATATTGAGGTGTTTATTGGGGAGTTGAACCGTCCAGAAGTGGCGGCGGCCCGTCGTCAGATTCCGGTGGGAATTGCGGTGTTGGCGGGGTTACGCAATCGCCCGACGGAAATGCCGTTAATTGAGGAGAAGGTGCGGACTATTCGCAATCAAGGGTTTGCGGGGATGTCGTTTTTCTTCTATCAAAGTCTCTGGGATTGGTCGGAGGAGTCTCCTGAGCGACGCGAGGCGGGGTTGGCGGAGTTTTTCCGAGAGGCGATCGTTGCCCCGGATATGATTGATTAG
- a CDS encoding GAF domain-containing protein, whose translation MTASNSPQPQSTQELQTRAFKIIAQLNKNLKEHPNQVGILQYVLSHVYELTGSPYIYCVLKHRLQDEVELGAFWENGQKIELQDDETQEIIQQIGTTLIQKVIKQQAPLYLPNPEAIRAYEESQGPDLRVCSRGQSWLGVPMTTVDHTLGVLIVQDLERANAYREELVDILDVIGDIAASAIDYERLHNRVTIIGDVEQELTQLQADSEVELLRKIYKELKKIDDIDIENLSIVLHDKLKINHPFKVVISQGETQDLKNQVEQVQLLSTLNQDVLANIIEDKTPRLRINNEFKKLSIDDVPDNESASWMAVPMRIQGRAIGVFIVEDPDRATPESVYNKKDVEFLDILSDQAANAIYRFRSQQSSKILAEIENKLSNQTDLSQDKVFDILKKRSSELVDVYNLCVFLYDRYQDGFDIALAYRRGEELNISESVIAQEVWANSPEPVLRTVLDSQKALILKNRQEVQECFLVEDANRDVPKSWLVVPMRAGNQVVGVFVTYHMKREGVYHEDDARLLNGLSDSVALALENVKLAERDRNNFEQRIDNLEKLGDIYEQIRTSSLESVMSKILETAKEFTGADYADVLLYDKERNEITLECRCGGRNNWDYKNASISLDATNSRKGIAGYVFQSRKPYYAPNVTDGKDPYYIEVSPETQSELVVPLIFRGNILGVLNLESQEKHGFSDNEKLLAKTLADSAAVAIETSKSEEEKNRFYEDLLEELITFTTSDSPQNTEAIAAYIHYEASDLMDTDNMYFATYDNTTDLVEFIMVYLEGEKIDPYPPRKLKEGRGKTEEIIRTKTAIRHTSEESLDWYSTEGYDYTKVYNDCPWLGVPILLTKGKEIKCLGVIATYSTKEKEKTYTENEQRILENLARWAAITMYNAQITEKVAEQQNVLTRSLVAQDFIHRLNSIAGTIPIWLQLLEMELQVAESLNISECQSYIQSCQDEFQNLLTEVNQLKNPESERVINLNTLLSSLLTEIELLHHQDLTQGIVTLERDYPENLKFIRGYVSLIANSFEVILKNGIEAVLEKGQGILRVQAQNLNTDTVKVIIQDTGVGLPKELQSKVFTPFFTTKSMGTGYGLWRAKTVFENMGGQIEFESKLGIETKVTVTLPTVK comes from the coding sequence ATGACAGCTTCCAATTCACCTCAACCCCAATCCACTCAAGAGTTACAGACACGAGCTTTTAAAATCATCGCTCAGTTAAATAAAAACCTGAAAGAACATCCCAATCAGGTGGGAATTCTGCAATATGTGTTATCTCATGTTTATGAGCTAACAGGGTCTCCTTATATTTATTGTGTGCTGAAACATCGTTTACAAGATGAAGTTGAACTGGGTGCATTTTGGGAGAATGGTCAAAAGATTGAACTTCAGGACGACGAGACCCAAGAGATTATCCAGCAGATTGGCACAACGCTGATCCAAAAGGTCATCAAGCAGCAAGCACCGCTCTACCTCCCCAATCCTGAAGCGATACGAGCCTATGAAGAGAGCCAGGGGCCGGATCTGAGGGTATGTTCTCGGGGACAGTCTTGGTTGGGGGTTCCCATGACGACGGTTGACCACACCCTCGGGGTATTAATTGTACAAGACTTAGAGCGAGCGAATGCCTATCGTGAGGAGTTGGTAGATATTCTCGATGTGATTGGGGATATTGCTGCGAGTGCGATCGATTATGAGCGACTCCATAATCGCGTCACCATTATTGGGGATGTGGAACAAGAGTTGACTCAACTTCAAGCCGATAGCGAGGTAGAACTTTTGAGAAAAATTTACAAAGAACTTAAAAAAATTGATGACATCGATATTGAGAATCTATCAATTGTTTTACATGATAAACTCAAAATAAACCATCCCTTTAAGGTTGTTATCAGTCAAGGAGAAACACAAGATCTTAAGAACCAAGTAGAACAAGTACAACTGCTCTCAACCCTCAATCAAGATGTATTGGCTAATATTATTGAGGACAAAACCCCTCGGCTACGAATAAATAATGAGTTTAAAAAATTGTCGATTGATGATGTCCCCGACAATGAGTCTGCCTCATGGATGGCTGTTCCTATGCGAATTCAGGGACGAGCGATTGGCGTATTTATCGTTGAAGATCCAGATCGGGCAACCCCTGAGTCCGTTTATAACAAAAAAGATGTTGAGTTTTTAGATATCCTCTCAGATCAAGCTGCGAATGCTATCTATCGCTTCCGCTCGCAACAATCGTCAAAAATCTTAGCTGAAATCGAGAATAAACTTTCGAATCAAACTGATTTAAGTCAGGATAAAGTTTTCGATATTTTAAAAAAGCGTAGTTCAGAGCTTGTTGACGTCTATAATTTGTGTGTATTTCTATATGATAGATACCAAGACGGATTCGATATTGCGTTAGCTTATCGTCGAGGTGAAGAATTGAATATATCAGAATCGGTCATTGCTCAAGAGGTTTGGGCGAATAGTCCAGAGCCAGTGTTACGAACGGTGTTGGATAGCCAGAAGGCTTTGATTCTTAAAAATAGACAAGAGGTTCAAGAGTGCTTTTTGGTGGAAGATGCTAACCGAGATGTTCCCAAAAGTTGGCTTGTAGTGCCAATGCGAGCCGGAAATCAAGTAGTTGGGGTCTTTGTGACCTATCACATGAAACGTGAAGGTGTTTATCACGAAGATGATGCCAGATTGTTAAACGGGTTATCGGATTCCGTCGCTTTGGCATTGGAAAACGTTAAGCTTGCAGAGCGCGATCGGAACAACTTTGAGCAACGTATTGATAATCTCGAAAAGTTAGGGGATATTTATGAACAGATTAGAACTAGCTCTTTAGAATCCGTTATGAGTAAAATCCTAGAGACTGCAAAGGAATTTACGGGCGCAGATTATGCCGATGTTTTGCTTTATGATAAGGAGCGTAATGAAATAACGCTAGAATGTCGATGTGGCGGTCGAAATAATTGGGATTATAAAAATGCTTCGATTAGTTTAGATGCTACTAACTCTCGTAAAGGTATTGCTGGATATGTGTTTCAATCTAGGAAGCCTTATTATGCCCCTAATGTAACAGACGGGAAAGATCCATACTATATTGAGGTTAGTCCTGAAACTCAATCTGAGTTGGTTGTACCACTCATATTTCGAGGCAATATTCTTGGAGTTTTAAACCTTGAAAGTCAAGAAAAACATGGCTTTTCAGATAATGAGAAACTACTTGCCAAAACTTTAGCTGACTCAGCTGCTGTGGCGATTGAAACATCTAAATCAGAAGAGGAAAAAAACAGATTTTATGAAGATTTGCTCGAAGAGTTGATTACATTTACTACCTCTGATAGCCCTCAAAACACCGAAGCGATCGCAGCTTACATCCATTACGAAGCGTCTGATTTAATGGATACTGACAATATGTACTTTGCCACATACGATAATACCACAGATTTAGTAGAATTCATAATGGTTTACCTAGAGGGAGAGAAAATCGACCCCTATCCACCAAGAAAGCTAAAAGAGGGCCGTGGCAAAACAGAAGAAATTATTAGGACAAAGACAGCAATTCGTCACACTTCCGAGGAGTCATTAGATTGGTATTCCACAGAGGGTTATGATTATACTAAAGTATATAATGATTGTCCCTGGCTTGGCGTCCCAATTTTACTCACGAAAGGTAAGGAAATAAAATGTTTGGGAGTTATCGCAACTTATAGCACCAAAGAGAAAGAAAAGACTTACACAGAAAATGAGCAACGTATCTTGGAAAACTTAGCTCGCTGGGCAGCAATTACAATGTATAATGCCCAGATTACTGAGAAGGTTGCTGAACAACAAAATGTTCTTACTCGTTCATTGGTTGCCCAGGACTTCATCCATCGTCTCAATAGTATTGCTGGGACAATTCCAATTTGGCTTCAACTCTTAGAGATGGAGCTGCAAGTTGCAGAATCCCTAAATATTTCAGAATGTCAAAGTTACATTCAGTCTTGTCAAGATGAGTTCCAAAATCTTTTAACTGAAGTCAATCAACTGAAAAATCCAGAATCCGAACGAGTCATCAACCTAAACACACTGTTGAGTTCCCTGCTAACTGAGATAGAGCTTTTACATCACCAGGATTTGACACAGGGGATAGTGACGTTGGAACGTGACTATCCCGAAAATTTGAAGTTTATCAGAGGATATGTATCTCTAATTGCTAACTCTTTTGAGGTAATCCTTAAGAATGGTATTGAAGCTGTTTTAGAAAAAGGGCAAGGAATCTTACGAGTTCAAGCTCAAAACTTGAATACAGATACCGTCAAGGTGATAATCCAAGACACAGGAGTGGGATTACCGAAAGAGTTACAGTCAAAAGTATTTACGCCCTTCTTCACAACAAAATCTATGGGGACAGGCTATGGACTATGGCGTGCTAAAACCGTTTTTGAAAATATGGGAGGTCAAATTGAATTTGAGTCTAAATTGGGAATTGAAACAAAAGTTACAGTAACACTACCTACGGTCAAGTGA